A stretch of the Flavobacterium sp. 5 genome encodes the following:
- a CDS encoding metal-dependent hydrolase, producing MKITFYGHASLGIEVSGKNILVDPYISANPKAAHIDINDLKADFILLTHAHGDHILDVEDIAKRTNAVIVSNAEISAYYGKKGFQSHPMNHGGSWNFDFGKVKYVNAIHSSTFPDGSSGGNPGGFVIEGEHKNIYIAGDTALTMDMKLIPMRTKLDLAILPIGDNFTMDVDDAIIASDFVDCDKVLGYHFDTFGYIEINHEEAIKKFFDKGKDLMLLEIGGFIEL from the coding sequence ATGAAAATAACATTCTACGGTCATGCCTCTTTAGGAATTGAAGTAAGTGGTAAAAATATACTTGTTGATCCTTATATTTCTGCAAATCCAAAAGCAGCCCACATTGATATTAATGACCTAAAAGCTGATTTTATTTTATTGACTCATGCTCATGGGGATCATATACTAGATGTTGAAGATATTGCAAAAAGAACCAATGCAGTGATTGTTTCCAATGCCGAAATTTCAGCTTATTATGGTAAAAAAGGATTTCAATCCCATCCAATGAATCACGGTGGAAGCTGGAATTTCGATTTCGGAAAAGTAAAATATGTTAACGCAATTCACTCCAGTACTTTTCCAGATGGATCATCTGGTGGGAATCCAGGTGGTTTTGTAATCGAAGGAGAACATAAAAATATCTACATTGCTGGTGATACTGCACTTACGATGGATATGAAACTGATTCCGATGCGAACTAAGCTCGATTTGGCTATTTTACCAATTGGAGATAATTTTACCATGGATGTTGATGATGCTATAATCGCTTCCGATTTTGTGGATTGTGATAAAGTTCTGGGGTATCATTTTGATACTTTTGGGTACATTGAGATCAATCACGAAGAAGCTATCAAGAAATTCTTCGACAAAGGCAAAGACTTGATGTTGCTGGAAATTGGTGGTTTTATTGAATTGTAA
- a CDS encoding tetratricopeptide repeat protein, protein MTKQLLLFIVFLFVINTFAQQQDGYWDKERSTTKEIKVSARDRIVVQIDDLPLGTTEIVYRITLLDENQQLASSLVSVLKSIPDPTGISQGSAGAVFVLSKISGDDKCTYAIFSKQDLATQYQDSGKTLESCLIQSEPVSKDAKRLSVDKSSCLSNDNGSLWFGFESKNWIMNQKIILEVVPWVDKKLSRGWTLENRKHIISQCKTSNLAQKMNNSDSFCVCVLDKIQAKYKFQEFQKLLMMEQSKVYKDAGDVCLGEISTSPALSADLRKDASLLIKNGKYGAAIEKLAVVINSNKATILDYNTIGSCYLLTKQYGKGLKYLQDAEKLDNTELLVQLNLAHAYLLNDNYKEAKKIYKKYQNQNVTDNLSWVQKTEQDFKAFQKVGIQNEDFERVLKLIKE, encoded by the coding sequence ATGACCAAACAACTTCTTTTATTTATAGTATTTCTATTTGTAATAAATACATTCGCACAACAACAAGATGGGTATTGGGATAAAGAGCGATCAACTACCAAAGAAATAAAAGTTTCTGCAAGAGATCGTATTGTTGTACAAATTGATGATTTACCACTTGGAACAACAGAAATTGTTTATAGAATTACCCTTTTGGATGAAAATCAGCAATTAGCTAGTAGCTTGGTTTCTGTTTTAAAATCAATTCCTGATCCTACCGGAATTAGTCAAGGTTCTGCAGGTGCTGTTTTTGTTTTGTCAAAAATCTCAGGTGACGATAAATGTACCTATGCTATCTTCTCCAAACAAGATTTGGCAACACAATATCAAGATTCAGGAAAAACTCTAGAGTCTTGTTTAATTCAATCTGAGCCTGTTAGTAAAGATGCAAAACGTCTTTCTGTAGATAAATCTAGTTGTTTAAGTAATGATAATGGTTCTTTATGGTTTGGTTTTGAAAGCAAAAATTGGATCATGAATCAAAAAATCATATTGGAAGTTGTGCCTTGGGTGGATAAAAAATTAAGCCGTGGATGGACATTAGAAAACCGAAAACACATAATCAGTCAATGTAAAACTTCGAATTTAGCTCAAAAAATGAACAATTCGGATAGCTTTTGTGTTTGTGTGTTGGATAAAATTCAAGCTAAATACAAATTTCAAGAGTTTCAAAAGTTGTTAATGATGGAGCAGTCCAAAGTTTATAAAGATGCAGGTGATGTTTGTTTAGGGGAAATAAGCACTTCTCCAGCCCTTTCTGCTGATTTACGTAAAGATGCATCGCTTTTGATTAAAAATGGTAAATATGGTGCTGCAATTGAAAAATTAGCAGTAGTTATCAATAGTAACAAAGCGACAATTTTGGATTATAATACTATCGGGAGCTGTTATCTTTTAACTAAGCAATATGGTAAAGGACTAAAATACTTGCAGGATGCAGAAAAATTGGATAATACCGAGCTATTAGTTCAGTTAAATTTAGCGCATGCGTATTTACTCAATGATAACTACAAAGAAGCCAAAAAGATTTACAAAAAATACCAAAATCAAAATGTAACGGATAATTTGAGTTGGGTTCAGAAAACTGAACAGGATTTTAAGGCATTCCAAAAAGTGGGAATTCAGAATGAGGATTTTGAGCGTGTATTAAAATTGATTAAAGAATAG
- a CDS encoding o-succinylbenzoate synthase: protein MKAAYHKYILNFKRPSGTSRGVMIEKETWFIVLEHNGKKGIGECGILRGLSIDDRSDYEEKLQWTCTNIHLGKDQLWEALLEFPSIQFGIEIAFQSLDSENPFLLFPSDFTNGVKSIVINGLVWMGEEAFMKQQIEEKLADGYNCIKLKIGAIDFDKELQLLRFIRQNFAPEQIEIRVDANGAFDSNEALFKLIQLSEFKLHSIEQPIQKNNTDSMAELCKVTPFPIALDEELIGVFTVVEKENLLLKIKPQYIILKPSFVGGFRGTQEWILLAEKHNIGWWITSALESNIGLNAIAQWTFLLNNSMPQGLGTGVLYTNNFDCPLRVSQGQLWYSSELNWNLDIDTF from the coding sequence ATGAAAGCAGCCTATCATAAATATATTTTAAATTTCAAACGCCCATCAGGGACTTCTCGCGGCGTCATGATAGAAAAAGAAACCTGGTTTATTGTTTTGGAGCATAACGGTAAAAAAGGAATAGGAGAGTGCGGTATTTTGAGGGGCTTGAGTATTGATGATCGTTCCGATTATGAAGAAAAATTACAATGGACTTGTACTAATATTCATCTTGGTAAAGATCAGCTTTGGGAAGCTTTATTAGAGTTTCCATCAATACAGTTTGGAATTGAAATAGCGTTCCAATCTTTGGATAGTGAAAATCCCTTTTTACTCTTTCCTTCTGACTTTACAAATGGGGTCAAATCTATCGTTATAAATGGATTAGTTTGGATGGGAGAAGAGGCTTTTATGAAGCAACAAATTGAAGAGAAATTAGCTGATGGTTATAATTGTATTAAACTCAAAATTGGCGCTATAGATTTTGATAAAGAACTGCAATTATTGCGATTTATTCGACAAAATTTTGCACCAGAACAAATCGAAATCAGAGTAGATGCTAATGGTGCTTTTGATTCAAATGAAGCTTTATTTAAATTGATTCAATTGTCTGAATTTAAACTACATAGTATTGAGCAGCCAATACAGAAAAACAACACTGACAGTATGGCAGAGTTGTGTAAAGTGACTCCTTTTCCGATTGCATTAGATGAGGAATTGATTGGTGTGTTTACAGTTGTAGAAAAAGAAAATTTATTGCTCAAAATCAAGCCGCAATACATCATTTTGAAACCTAGTTTTGTTGGAGGATTTAGAGGGACTCAAGAATGGATTTTATTGGCTGAAAAACATAATATAGGATGGTGGATAACATCCGCTTTGGAAAGTAATATTGGACTGAATGCGATTGCTCAATGGACTTTTTTATTAAATAATTCGATGCCTCAAGGATTAGGAACAGGGGTTTTGTATACTAATAATTTCGATTGTCCTTTGCGAGTTTCTCAAGGACAATTATGGTATAGTTCTGAATTAAACTGGAATTTGGATATCGATACTTTTTAG